Within the Halobaculum limi genome, the region CCGCCCACGATGGGGGCCCAGTTGGCCGGTTGCCCGTTGTTCATCAACTGGCTGAAGAAGAACTCGTTGTACACAGAGATGAACGTGAGCACGCCCGCGGTGGCGACGCCGGGTGCCGACAGCGGGATGATGACCCGGAACAGCGCCCCCAGCCGGGTCGTCCCCTCGACGCGAGCGGCGTCCTCCAGTCCGTCTGGAATCTGCCCGTAGAACGTCGTGAGGATGAAGATAGACAGCGGCATAAACAGCGAACTGAACGGGAGGATCATCGCGCCGGGCGTGTTGTACAGATTCAGCCCCGGAATGACGTTCCCGGTGAACAGCTGGTACAGCGGCACGAAGAAGGCCGCCGGCGGGAAGTAACTGATCGCGAGGACCAGGAGCATGAGCGGTGCCCGGCCGGGGAACTCCAAGCGACCGAACACGTACCCCGCGAGACTCGCGAGCAGCAGCACGACGACGGTCGTCGACAGCGCGAGCACGAGGCTGTTGAACATGTACCGCAGGAAGTTGACCTTCTCGAACACCTCGATGAACACGCCGAACTGCGGTGTCGCTGGCAGCATCGACAGCGGCGCGTTCTCCGGTGTCACGGCCAACACCAGCAGGAAGTAGAACGGGAACAGTGTCGTCGCGAGGAAGAACACCGTCGCGACGTAGAACATCGCTCTGTACACCCGCTCTGGGTCGTCGATGGACCTCGCGACCCACCGCTGGAGCGGTCCGCGTTTCAGTTCCGGTTCCGCGCTCACGCCACCGTCCGTTCGTGTGTCGTCGCTCATGCCATATCACCACGTGCGTACCCGACGATGTACACCGAGACGACGACCCCGATGATCGCCGCCGTGATGAACGCGATGGTCGCCGAGGAGCCGAGCAGTCGGTTGTTGAACGTCGTCACCACCAGACACGACAGCGACGGAACCGTCGTACACCCGGCGACCGTCTCGATGAGTCCGTAGATGCGCATCGCCTGGATGGTGCGGAACAGCATCGCGACCAGCACCGTCGGCAGGATGATGGGCAGGGTGATGTACTTGAACCGCTGCCACGGCGACGCACCTGCGACCTTCGCGACGTCGAAGAGGCTGCGGTCGATGGACTGCATCCCTGCGAGGATGAGCAGCGCCATGAACGCCGTCGTCTTCCAGATGTCGGCCACGATGGTGATCATCGTTGCGTCCTGTGCGTTCGCGAGCGGCGTCACCGACAGTAGCCCGATCTGGTTGAGGAATGCCGGATTTTCGGCGGTCCCGACGAGGAACCCGATGTTCGGCTGGAACATCAGGTAGAAGATCATCCCCTGGACGACGATGGGAATCGCCCACGGGAGGATGATTGCAACCCGGATCCAGCGCCGCCCGCGGAAGTCCTGGTCGAGGATCAGTGCCTGTGCGAATCCGATCACCGTCTCGAAGGAGACGCTGATGATGGTGAACAGCAGGGTCACGGCGACCGCACTGTTGAACATCGCCTGCACGGTCAGTTCCTGTGGAAGGAACGGCGACGGCAACAGCGCCGTCCGCTGACCGGTGAGGATCGCGATGTAGTTGTCGAGTGCTACGAATCCTCCGACGCTCGCCGCACCCAGGCTGTCGGCGAACAGCGAGATACGGAACGTCGAGAGGAGCGGCCAGAACGCGATGACACCGAGCAACAGCAGTGCTGGTGTCAACAGCAGGTACGCGTACTGGGTTTCCG harbors:
- a CDS encoding carbohydrate ABC transporter permease, producing the protein MSDDTRTDGGVSAEPELKRGPLQRWVARSIDDPERVYRAMFYVATVFFLATTLFPFYFLLVLAVTPENAPLSMLPATPQFGVFIEVFEKVNFLRYMFNSLVLALSTTVVVLLLASLAGYVFGRLEFPGRAPLMLLVLAISYFPPAAFFVPLYQLFTGNVIPGLNLYNTPGAMILPFSSLFMPLSIFILTTFYGQIPDGLEDAARVEGTTRLGALFRVIIPLSAPGVATAGVLTFISVYNEFFFSQLMNNGQPANWAPIVGGLLSLQRAGQFQITYGVMAAGSIIAVLPVAILVVVAQERIVSGLTAGALKE
- a CDS encoding carbohydrate ABC transporter permease, translated to MSTESQRGDPAAGTRDGAYASAVRWMENLSETQYAYLLLTPALLLLGVIAFWPLLSTFRISLFADSLGAASVGGFVALDNYIAILTGQRTALLPSPFLPQELTVQAMFNSAVAVTLLFTIISVSFETVIGFAQALILDQDFRGRRWIRVAIILPWAIPIVVQGMIFYLMFQPNIGFLVGTAENPAFLNQIGLLSVTPLANAQDATMITIVADIWKTTAFMALLILAGMQSIDRSLFDVAKVAGASPWQRFKYITLPIILPTVLVAMLFRTIQAMRIYGLIETVAGCTTVPSLSCLVVTTFNNRLLGSSATIAFITAAIIGVVVSVYIVGYARGDMA